Part of the Paenibacillus terrae HPL-003 genome is shown below.
ACTCTTGATTATTGACGATGTACCCAGCTATGTTTCAGTGGATTCAGTTACCCTAATGTGGTCAATATACTATTCAAAGATCGAAGAAGGAAAGAAAGAGAACCTGATTTTGAAATATCTTGACTTTAATGACTATAGTTCAGCCTTGGAAATTGCAGAGAGGTTAAATATACCGAGTGTAGTAAATAAGTTGTTAATTTATTATAAAGATCGTGCACTAAAGTACGAAAAGGTTGCCAACAATAAGTAACTAAACAGAGATATAATTTTTCTGATTCGTTGCTAAATACAATTATGCAGGAAATGGTAAGCTTTTTAACTTACGGGATATGTTTTCATAACCGATTAACTTTGTGAGCGTTTTTCTCTTTAAGATTTAGGATGGATTTAAAGAGAGGTATTATCATAATAGAATTTTCATGAGATCGTTCTTTATTCTCGAAGCAGTGGACTTTTTTAATAAAGTTTAATTATTTAGAGGATTTTTAGTGTATTATAATATATTTTTAAGAATAAAAAGGGGTACTATTGTAATAAATACAAGGTGGAAGTAGGTATGTTCATGTTGTATGCTTAGGATATTGAAAAAAACTTAGTCAAATAAGTTTTTTAAAGGTTAGGTGGAAAAAATGAGCGAGAATCATACAGTATTAAGTAAAGTATTCACTCAGAGTACTTTTAAGGATTTAATAAATGGAAAGCCAAATGAAGTGTATGGAAGTTGTGTGAAACGTTATTTAAATGACGCGTACAACGAACTTGAGAATAAAACGGTTATTGATCGAATTTATAAAATTCTAATGACTGATTACCGCAATGAATATTTTTATAAAAATACACTTTTAAATAAGTTATTGCTTGGTAGACATAGTATTAATACTACAGTGGCATTAACAGAAGTTCCGATTCGTAAATCAAAAGCCGATTTTGTCCTGATTAATGGAAAAGCTGTTGTTTATGAAATCAAAACTGAGTTAGATTCTTTTGATAGGTTGGGTAGTCAGTTAAATGATTATTACGCAGCGTTTAACAATGTTTGTGTTGTTACTTGTGAATCTCATTATAAAAAACTCAATCGTTTGCTGAATAACACCAGCGTTGGAATAAGTGTTATAACTGACAGAAATACGATAAGCATAAGAAAAGAACCAGTTGAGGATAACTCCAGACTTAATCATAAAGCAATGTTTGGGATTCTAAGAAAACAAGAATTTGAACGTATAATTTCAAATTTTTATGGAGAATTGCCTAGTACAAGTCAATTTAATTATTATAAAGAGTGTTTCCATTTATTTGAGAAAATAGATATACTAGAAGCATATAGACTTACACTTACTGAGTTAAAAACTCGTAATATCAAAGCAATAGATGAATACAAGAAGGTTCCGACTCAATTAAAGTTCTTGGTATACTTTTCAAATTTCAAAGAGGATGACTATTTTAAAATGGATGTTTTTTTAAAAGAAAAATTTAAGGGGGAATAAATATGTACTTTCCATATTTAAGAGGAAAACAGTTTGAATTGATCGCAATTAGAGAATTGGTCGAGTATAAATTGATTGGTAAAAATATACTTCCTATTATTGAGCCTGTAAAG
Proteins encoded:
- a CDS encoding sce7726 family protein, producing the protein MSENHTVLSKVFTQSTFKDLINGKPNEVYGSCVKRYLNDAYNELENKTVIDRIYKILMTDYRNEYFYKNTLLNKLLLGRHSINTTVALTEVPIRKSKADFVLINGKAVVYEIKTELDSFDRLGSQLNDYYAAFNNVCVVTCESHYKKLNRLLNNTSVGISVITDRNTISIRKEPVEDNSRLNHKAMFGILRKQEFERIISNFYGELPSTSQFNYYKECFHLFEKIDILEAYRLTLTELKTRNIKAIDEYKKVPTQLKFLVYFSNFKEDDYFKMDVFLKEKFKGE